From a single Streptomyces sp. 1331.2 genomic region:
- the aspA gene encoding aspartate ammonia-lyase yields MTAATRSEHDLLGDRHVPADAYWGIHTLRATENFPITGTPISAYPHLIDALAAVKEAAALANEELGLLEPAKAAAIVTACREIRGGKLHDQFVVDVIQGGAGTSTNMNANEVIANRALELLGHAKGEYRHLHPNEDVNLGQSTNDVYPTAVRIATVSAVRGLLDAMAVLQDAFARKAVEFRDVLKMGRTQLQDAVPMTLGQEFSAFAVMLDEDRSRLAEAVELIHEINLGATAIGTGLNAPAGYAEAARSHLAAITGLPLVTAANLVEATQDCGAFVQMSGVLKRVAVKLSKTCNDLRLLSSGPRAGLGEINLPPVQAGSSIMPGKVNPVIPEVVNQVAFEVIGNDVAVTMAAEAGQLQLNAFEPIILHSLSESITHLRAACLTLAERCVDGITANTEMLRRTVENSIGLVTALNPHIGYTAATDIAKEALASGRGVAELVLERGLLPAERLAALLRPEALAGTGVAVV; encoded by the coding sequence ATGACCGCCGCCACCCGCAGCGAACACGACCTGCTCGGGGACCGCCACGTCCCCGCCGATGCCTACTGGGGCATCCACACCCTGCGCGCCACCGAGAACTTCCCCATCACCGGCACTCCCATCTCCGCCTACCCGCACCTGATCGACGCCTTGGCCGCCGTGAAGGAAGCCGCAGCCCTCGCCAACGAGGAACTCGGCCTGCTGGAACCCGCGAAGGCCGCCGCGATCGTCACCGCCTGCCGCGAGATCCGCGGCGGCAAGCTGCACGACCAGTTCGTCGTGGACGTCATCCAGGGCGGCGCCGGCACCTCGACCAACATGAACGCCAACGAGGTCATCGCCAACCGCGCCCTGGAGCTGCTGGGACACGCCAAGGGCGAGTACCGGCACCTGCACCCCAACGAGGACGTCAACCTCGGCCAGTCCACCAACGACGTGTACCCGACGGCCGTCCGGATCGCGACCGTGTCCGCCGTGCGCGGCCTGCTCGACGCGATGGCCGTCCTCCAGGACGCCTTCGCCCGCAAGGCCGTCGAGTTCCGCGACGTCCTGAAGATGGGCCGCACGCAGTTGCAGGACGCCGTGCCGATGACGCTCGGCCAGGAGTTCTCCGCCTTCGCCGTCATGCTCGACGAGGACCGCAGCCGACTCGCGGAAGCCGTCGAGCTGATCCACGAGATCAACCTCGGCGCCACCGCGATCGGCACCGGCCTGAACGCCCCCGCCGGATACGCCGAAGCCGCCCGCAGCCACCTCGCCGCCATCACCGGGCTGCCCCTGGTCACCGCCGCCAACCTCGTCGAAGCCACCCAGGACTGCGGCGCGTTCGTCCAGATGTCCGGCGTCCTCAAGCGCGTCGCCGTCAAACTGTCCAAGACCTGCAACGACCTGCGGCTGCTCTCCTCCGGGCCGCGCGCCGGCCTCGGCGAGATCAACCTGCCGCCGGTGCAAGCCGGTTCGAGCATCATGCCCGGCAAGGTCAACCCGGTGATCCCCGAAGTCGTCAACCAGGTCGCCTTCGAGGTGATCGGCAACGACGTCGCCGTCACCATGGCCGCCGAGGCCGGGCAGCTCCAGCTCAACGCCTTCGAGCCGATCATCCTGCACTCGCTGTCGGAGTCCATCACCCACCTGCGCGCGGCCTGCCTCACCCTCGCCGAGCGCTGCGTGGACGGCATCACCGCCAACACCGAAATGCTGCGCCGGACCGTCGAGAACTCCATCGGCCTGGTGACCGCGCTCAACCCGCACATCGGCTACACGGCCGCCACCGACATCGCCAAGGAGGCCCTTGCCAGCGGCCGGGGCGTCGCCGAACTCGTACTGGAGCGGGGGCTCCTGCCCGCGGAGCGGCTCGCGGCCCTGCTGCGGCCCGAGGCCCTCGCCGGCACCGGCGTGGCCGTGGTCTGA
- a CDS encoding asparaginase — protein sequence MLTSPRADAPAIREPRHVPVAHVTRGGVVESTHYGSVVVLDAAGGVRFRLGDVETAFFPRSALKPLQAVAMVRAGLPLDGELLALAMGSHSGEERHLAGTRRILALAGLTEDDLRNVPDLPYDPAVRDAWIRQDRLPSRIAQNCSGKHAAMLHLCKLNGWPLQDYDAPEHPLQRTIAETVEDLTGQRIAHVTVDGCGTPLFAVSLHGLARAAARIATGAPGTPEFRVANALRSHPEMASGEGRDVARLMHAVPGLLSKDGFEGVQIAALADGRAVALKIADGANRARVPVTAAALALAGVDPRLLTEFAGEPAAGGGRPVGGVRPVAALDPSALLARA from the coding sequence ATGCTCACCAGCCCCCGTGCGGACGCACCCGCGATCCGCGAGCCCCGCCACGTTCCGGTCGCCCACGTCACCCGTGGCGGCGTGGTCGAGAGCACCCACTACGGCTCCGTCGTCGTCCTCGACGCGGCCGGAGGCGTCCGCTTCCGCCTCGGCGACGTCGAGACCGCCTTCTTCCCGCGCTCGGCCCTCAAACCCCTCCAGGCCGTCGCCATGGTCCGCGCCGGACTGCCGCTCGACGGCGAACTGCTCGCCCTCGCGATGGGCAGCCATTCCGGCGAGGAACGCCACCTCGCCGGAACCCGGCGGATCCTGGCACTCGCCGGCCTCACCGAGGACGACCTGCGCAACGTCCCCGACCTGCCGTACGACCCGGCCGTCCGCGATGCCTGGATCCGGCAGGACCGCCTGCCCTCCCGGATCGCCCAGAACTGCTCCGGCAAACACGCCGCGATGCTCCACCTCTGCAAGCTCAACGGATGGCCGCTGCAGGACTACGACGCCCCCGAGCACCCGCTCCAACGGACGATCGCGGAAACCGTGGAGGACCTCACCGGCCAGCGCATCGCCCACGTCACCGTGGACGGCTGCGGCACCCCCCTCTTCGCGGTGTCCCTCCACGGACTGGCCCGTGCCGCCGCGCGCATCGCCACCGGCGCGCCCGGGACACCCGAATTCCGGGTGGCGAACGCACTGCGCAGCCACCCGGAAATGGCCTCCGGCGAGGGGCGGGACGTGGCCCGACTGATGCACGCGGTCCCCGGGCTGCTCTCCAAGGACGGCTTCGAGGGCGTCCAGATCGCCGCGCTGGCGGACGGCCGCGCCGTCGCCCTGAAGATCGCCGACGGGGCGAACCGGGCGCGCGTCCCGGTGACGGCAGCCGCCCTGGCGCTGGCGGGAGTCGACCCGCGACTGCTGACCGAATTCGCGGGGGAGCCGGCGGCCGGCGGCGGCCGGCCCGTCGGTGGCGTACGGCCGGTGGCCGCGCTGGACCCGTCAGCCCTGCTCGCCCGCGCCTGA
- a CDS encoding amino acid permease yields MSEQFLKDEKRPTTRHVDAGDTGYSKSLKPRHVNMIAIGGAIGTGLFLGAGGRLADAGPSLFVAYAVCGVFAFLVVRALGELVLYRPSSGAFVSYAREFLGEKGAYTAGWMYFLNWATTGIADITAVATYTHYWHLFSDVPQWVIALIALAVVLTVNLISVRIFGELEFWFAIVKVSALVVFMGIGIFLLVTQHPVDGTVPGPSLITDNGGIFPNGLLPMLLIIQGVVFAYASVELVGVTAGETENPEKIMPKAINSIMWRVGLFYVGSVVLLSMLMPWSSYSSGQSPFVTVLSHIGVPAAGSVMNLVVLTAAMSSLNSGLYSTGRILRSMAVNGSAPAFTARMSRSQVPYGGILLTSGMCVLGVVLNFVVPADAFEIVLNLAAIGIIATWGMIMVCHLLFWRKTQAGELTRPAYRLPGSPWTELLTLGFLATVLVLMYADGGAGRTTVLCVPLIAAALVAGWYAIRGRIARVAAGTGD; encoded by the coding sequence GTGAGCGAGCAGTTCCTCAAAGACGAGAAGCGCCCCACGACCCGTCACGTCGACGCCGGAGACACCGGCTACAGCAAGTCCCTGAAACCCCGGCACGTCAACATGATCGCCATCGGCGGCGCGATCGGGACCGGGCTGTTCCTCGGCGCGGGCGGACGGCTCGCCGATGCCGGGCCCTCCCTGTTCGTCGCGTACGCCGTCTGCGGCGTCTTCGCGTTCCTCGTCGTCCGAGCGCTCGGCGAGCTGGTCCTGTACCGCCCGTCCTCCGGCGCCTTCGTGTCGTACGCCCGGGAGTTCCTGGGGGAGAAGGGCGCGTACACCGCCGGCTGGATGTACTTCCTCAACTGGGCGACCACCGGCATCGCCGACATCACCGCCGTCGCCACGTACACCCACTACTGGCACCTGTTCTCCGACGTCCCGCAATGGGTGATCGCGCTCATAGCCCTGGCCGTGGTCCTCACCGTGAACCTCATCTCGGTGCGGATCTTCGGCGAACTGGAGTTCTGGTTCGCCATCGTCAAGGTCAGCGCCCTGGTCGTCTTCATGGGCATCGGGATCTTCCTGCTCGTCACCCAGCACCCCGTCGACGGCACCGTGCCCGGTCCGTCCCTGATCACCGACAACGGCGGGATCTTCCCCAACGGCCTGCTGCCGATGCTGCTGATCATCCAGGGCGTCGTCTTCGCCTACGCCTCCGTCGAACTGGTCGGTGTGACGGCCGGGGAGACCGAGAACCCCGAGAAGATCATGCCGAAGGCGATCAACTCGATCATGTGGCGCGTGGGCCTGTTCTACGTCGGCTCGGTCGTGCTGCTGTCGATGCTGATGCCGTGGAGCTCGTACAGCTCCGGCCAGAGCCCCTTCGTGACGGTGCTCTCCCACATCGGCGTCCCGGCGGCGGGCAGCGTGATGAACCTGGTCGTCCTCACCGCGGCGATGTCCTCGCTCAACTCCGGCCTCTACTCGACCGGCCGCATCCTGCGCTCCATGGCCGTCAACGGATCGGCCCCGGCCTTCACCGCCCGGATGAGCCGCAGCCAGGTGCCCTACGGCGGCATCCTGCTCACCAGCGGCATGTGCGTGCTCGGCGTCGTCCTCAACTTCGTCGTCCCCGCCGACGCGTTCGAGATCGTGCTCAACCTCGCCGCCATCGGCATCATCGCCACCTGGGGCATGATCATGGTCTGCCACCTGCTGTTCTGGCGGAAGACCCAGGCCGGCGAACTGACCCGCCCCGCCTACCGGTTGCCCGGCTCGCCCTGGACCGAACTCCTGACGCTGGGCTTCCTCGCCACCGTCCTGGTCCTCATGTACGCCGACGGCGGCGCCGGACGCACCACCGTGCTGTGCGTACCGCTCATCGCCGCCGCACTCGTCGCCGGCTGGTACGCGATCCGCGGGCGCATCGCGCGCGTCGCCGCCGGAACCGGCGACTGA